In one window of Nocardia brasiliensis DNA:
- a CDS encoding siderophore-interacting protein: MGKGANGLILKAWRADDYRFRVTSTESITDKYQRIGFTAGGLLANHPVHPTQWIRLWIPDAESDKLHQRGYTLVDQDPENDHFYIEFALHSGPASAWAQRAAVGDEIEACVLGSNFRLPETTPSEYVIFGDTAALPAINSLLDAIGDTPARVWLEWQYESDTTLPVRNKPHHQVTWVQRIDDGRLLREQAHEMSCAKDAFGWVTCDGHTTRSIVKTLKTTHQLPKTAIKSQAYWK; the protein is encoded by the coding sequence ATGGGTAAAGGAGCCAACGGTCTCATCCTGAAGGCGTGGCGGGCAGACGACTATCGCTTCCGGGTCACCTCGACCGAGAGCATCACGGACAAATACCAGCGCATCGGCTTCACCGCGGGTGGCCTGCTGGCGAACCATCCCGTGCACCCCACGCAGTGGATCAGGCTGTGGATCCCCGACGCCGAGAGCGACAAGCTGCACCAGCGCGGCTACACCCTGGTCGATCAAGATCCCGAGAACGACCACTTCTACATCGAATTCGCGCTGCACAGCGGCCCGGCCAGCGCCTGGGCACAGCGCGCCGCGGTCGGGGACGAGATCGAGGCGTGCGTGCTCGGCTCGAATTTCCGGCTGCCCGAGACCACGCCGAGTGAATACGTCATCTTCGGCGACACCGCGGCGCTGCCCGCGATCAATTCGCTGCTCGACGCCATCGGCGATACGCCGGCGCGGGTCTGGCTGGAATGGCAGTACGAATCCGACACCACCCTGCCGGTCCGCAACAAGCCGCACCATCAGGTCACCTGGGTGCAGCGGATCGACGACGGGCGGTTGCTGCGTGAGCAGGCTCATGAGATGTCGTGCGCGAAGGACGCGTTCGGCTGGGTCACCTGTGACGGCCACACCACACGCTCGATCGTCAAGACGCTCAAGACCACTCACCAGTTGCCCAAGACCGCGATCAAGTCGCAGGCCTACTGGAAGTAG
- a CDS encoding SidA/IucD/PvdA family monooxygenase, producing MDRLLVVGAGPKAMAVAAKAHVLRALDLPAPQVIVVESHAVGGNWLPSGGWTDGQHRLGTSPEKDVGFPYHSTWARGHNHAINEAMMAFSWTSFLVERGTYAEWVDRGRPSPHHHVWAKYLQWVARKTELELVLGSVRKISPAADGWTVSVADADGAISEIDADGLMITGPGHSRRALADHPKVLSIADFWDLAGKRRLPASSRAAVIGGGETAGSAMDELVRHDVLTVSVISPAATIYTRGESYFENSLYSDPAKWRALSLQERRDVVRRTDRGVFSVRVQENLLGDSRVHHLQGRVMRVAEQGAGVALTLRNELRPDQVHTFDLVVDATGGQPLWFLELFDSDAADLVELAIGGPITQSRIEAAIGHDLAISGLDTKLYLPNLAGLAQGPGFPNLSCLGELSDRVLASTPARAAAIPWSGNTAANQ from the coding sequence GTGGACAGACTTCTCGTGGTCGGCGCTGGTCCGAAGGCGATGGCGGTTGCGGCGAAAGCGCATGTGCTTCGTGCGTTGGATCTGCCAGCACCCCAGGTCATCGTCGTGGAATCGCATGCGGTGGGCGGCAATTGGTTGCCGAGCGGCGGCTGGACCGACGGTCAGCACCGGCTCGGCACCAGCCCGGAGAAGGATGTCGGCTTCCCGTATCACTCGACCTGGGCGCGCGGTCACAATCACGCGATCAACGAGGCGATGATGGCGTTCAGCTGGACGTCGTTCCTGGTCGAGCGTGGTACCTACGCCGAATGGGTCGACCGGGGGCGGCCGAGCCCGCACCACCACGTCTGGGCGAAGTACCTGCAGTGGGTCGCCCGCAAAACCGAGCTCGAGCTGGTGCTCGGTTCGGTTCGCAAGATCTCGCCCGCCGCCGATGGCTGGACGGTCTCGGTGGCCGACGCCGACGGTGCGATCAGTGAGATCGACGCGGACGGGCTGATGATCACCGGTCCCGGGCACTCGCGCCGCGCGCTGGCCGACCATCCGAAGGTGTTGAGCATCGCGGACTTCTGGGATCTCGCGGGTAAGCGCAGGCTGCCCGCGTCGTCGCGGGCCGCGGTGATCGGTGGCGGCGAGACCGCCGGTTCGGCGATGGACGAGCTGGTCCGCCACGACGTGCTCACTGTGTCGGTGATCTCGCCCGCGGCCACCATCTATACCCGTGGCGAAAGTTACTTCGAGAACTCGCTGTACAGCGATCCGGCGAAGTGGCGAGCGCTGAGCCTGCAGGAGCGGCGCGATGTCGTCCGGCGCACCGATCGCGGCGTCTTCTCGGTGCGTGTGCAGGAGAACCTGTTGGGCGACAGCCGGGTTCATCATCTGCAGGGGCGGGTGATGCGGGTCGCCGAGCAGGGCGCGGGAGTCGCGCTCACGCTGCGCAACGAACTGCGTCCGGATCAGGTGCACACCTTCGACCTCGTGGTCGACGCAACCGGCGGGCAACCTTTGTGGTTTCTCGAGCTGTTCGACTCGGACGCGGCGGATCTGGTCGAACTGGCCATCGGCGGGCCGATCACGCAGTCGCGCATCGAGGCCGCGATCGGTCATGATCTCGCGATATCCGGGCTCGACACCAAGCTCTATCTGCCGAATCTCGCCGGCCTCGCGCAGGGCCCCGGGTTTCCGAACCTCAGCTGCCTCGGTGAGTTGTCCGATCGGGTGCTCGCCTCGACGCCCGCCCGCGCCGCGGCGATTCCGTGGTCCGGCAACACAGCGGCCAACCAGTAG
- a CDS encoding methionyl-tRNA formyltransferase — protein MRIVSFGFQTWGRKTLQALLDSEHEVVLAVTHPASAQSYKAIWSDSVEELAREHGVPVHLTERADAETIDLVKRAEPDVIVVNSWYTWMPAELYDLPPHGTLNLHDSLLPKFTGFSPVLWALISGESEFGLTVHRMDEQLDTGDILVQRSLPIPPDATGTELVLAGMELIPGAVHEALSLLESGNAVWRPQNKAERTYFHKRSDRDSQIDWQWNAVDLERFVRALSEPYPRAFAYYRGERIEVLSASVSAACYGGTAGRVIVQEGGGVVVCGPDPVRGRNRGLVLTRVRTADGVEHDGVEFFRRGGYLTATPEPVTG, from the coding sequence ATGCGCATCGTGTCGTTCGGCTTCCAGACCTGGGGCCGCAAAACCCTGCAGGCGCTGCTCGATTCGGAGCACGAGGTGGTGCTCGCGGTGACCCATCCGGCCAGTGCGCAGTCCTACAAGGCGATCTGGTCGGATTCGGTCGAGGAGCTCGCGCGCGAGCACGGTGTTCCGGTGCATCTGACCGAGCGCGCCGATGCCGAGACGATCGATCTGGTCAAGCGGGCTGAACCCGATGTCATCGTGGTGAACAGCTGGTACACCTGGATGCCCGCCGAGCTCTACGACCTGCCGCCGCACGGCACGCTCAATCTGCACGATTCGCTGTTGCCGAAGTTCACCGGCTTCTCGCCGGTGCTGTGGGCGCTGATCAGCGGCGAGTCGGAGTTCGGGCTCACCGTGCACCGGATGGACGAGCAGCTCGACACCGGCGACATCCTGGTGCAGCGCTCGCTGCCGATTCCGCCGGACGCGACCGGGACCGAGTTGGTCCTGGCCGGAATGGAACTCATCCCCGGCGCGGTGCACGAGGCGCTGAGCCTGCTCGAATCCGGCAACGCCGTGTGGCGCCCGCAGAACAAGGCCGAGCGCACCTACTTCCACAAGCGGTCCGACCGGGACAGCCAGATCGATTGGCAGTGGAACGCGGTGGATCTGGAGCGTTTCGTACGCGCCCTGTCCGAGCCGTACCCGCGGGCGTTCGCCTACTACCGGGGCGAGCGGATCGAGGTGCTCTCGGCCTCGGTGTCCGCGGCCTGCTACGGCGGCACCGCGGGGCGGGTGATCGTGCAGGAAGGCGGCGGTGTCGTGGTGTGCGGACCGGATCCGGTGCGCGGGCGCAATCGTGGTCTGGTGCTGACCAGGGTGCGCACTGCGGACGGCGTGGAGCACGACGGTGTCGAATTCTTCAGACGCGGTGGTTATCTCACCGCTACACCGGAACCGGTTACCGGCTGA
- a CDS encoding non-ribosomal peptide synthetase, translating to MSTIANTPDRVRDNRSERSSNAADEGARYPLSAAQRRAWFLQTRDPADTTLNVCVAQRLTGPLVVSRLAAAVDAVVARHDILRTTYGPAADGEPGQIVRTDVVPSWHEHDLSELTEPSRSRRLEVLARREFGRPFDLVAEAPLRCTLVRTGAEEFVFLLVAHTICWDDDSWSVLRAELNAAYNGAAPPAAPGVQFVDVALPGDGSTAPDDAAVDYWRRTLRPLPEPLELPGKPIGADAGNRRTGRSLLAVPSDLLARVYAFAGEHDSTPFAVALAAFHAVIHRYTAATDFLVSVPVSTRDAAAVSVIGYFGNTVLLRAAVRPGDTFAEFAAAVRDNCAAAFAHQELGIDRVIREINPDRGNGRDGLEQLVRVGFGVREAPRGFEFDAVTAVGLDLGRPVPQVPLRVTAVFDVDGVHLEAEYWADEVEHRLVEQLLAHYIRLLDSALAAPDARVGELDMYGPQDRSRLLAQSHGVLVDTPPTTVVALFEAAVATTPDAPAVLAPSLDRAGDLALTYGRLDRRANRLAHWLIGQGIGPEDVVALRLGNSVEFVVAVLAVLKAGGAYLPIDPADPDERIDEFYRDAGPRLVLGTVELAAAEESAVELSEHAPTDRDRVRPLRPGNLAYLIYTSGSTGKPKGVAVSHAAIAEHLDGFRAEWGMTAEDRLLQSSPVSFDASLLDIFVTLTVGACLVIPKPAAFRDIPYVADLIARCGITVLHMVPSTLSTFLLLPEVSEWRALRHVPVGGEALLGEVADRFAGVFDAELRNHYGPTEAVVSATHMPVDGPQGTRIVPIGVPNRNVYCYLLDERLQLVPHGVVGEIYLGGAQLARGYLHRAGLTADRFVADPFLPGARLYRTGDLARRGADGVLEFVGRADAQVKVRGFRIELGEVEATIAAHPGVGHCAVVAAADRSIGTMLAAYVVPATGELDLAQVRAHTAASLPEYMVPAAFTLIDRIPLTKHGKLDRDALPPPVRLAHGFREPGTATEIRLAELYQELFGVDRVGADDSFFDLGGHSLLANRLVPRLRAEFGVPIDVRVVFDNPTVAGLAALIEATPIVAQEELTTAERERVLGEWSTGVDLTDVLDLTEVVRRGYGFPGVRPAIRCGTKSLTYGELFDRLAAGRPDEVTPATDAAERLVRLVTTLLGAATESGAGACVLPPAEALAVAVADRRAVAADRRCRRTDPAYQARDVRLLAVRRVDARAAVELFAALADGAQLIVATASQCADSAELAALVMEFAVTHVVAEAATAGAIARAIGQDQVSVCRWDLIGTDAAPTLPAALAAAAPGSVGTVAYSVPEYVGAVARGPLDGTGRVRPIPGARVLVLDERGRPVRPGVLGEVFVGGAALGRVGDPAAGPMLADPFAPGLLVRTGDRASWTDDGWLVFA from the coding sequence ATGTCGACCATTGCCAACACCCCGGACCGCGTGCGGGACAATAGATCCGAACGGTCATCGAACGCGGCCGACGAGGGTGCGCGGTATCCGCTGTCGGCCGCGCAGCGCCGTGCCTGGTTCCTGCAGACTCGTGATCCTGCGGACACCACCCTCAATGTGTGTGTCGCGCAACGTCTGACCGGTCCGCTGGTGGTGTCTCGATTGGCGGCCGCCGTCGACGCCGTCGTCGCTCGGCACGACATCCTGCGCACCACCTACGGTCCGGCCGCCGACGGTGAGCCCGGTCAGATCGTGCGGACCGATGTGGTGCCGTCCTGGCACGAACACGATCTGTCGGAGCTGACGGAACCGAGCCGGTCGCGACGCTTGGAAGTATTGGCGCGCCGGGAGTTCGGCCGCCCCTTCGACCTGGTCGCGGAGGCGCCGCTGCGCTGCACCCTGGTGCGCACCGGCGCCGAGGAGTTCGTCTTCCTCCTCGTCGCGCACACCATCTGCTGGGACGACGATTCGTGGAGCGTGCTGCGCGCAGAGCTGAACGCGGCCTATAACGGTGCCGCGCCGCCCGCCGCGCCGGGTGTGCAGTTCGTCGACGTCGCCCTGCCCGGGGACGGGTCCACCGCACCCGATGACGCGGCGGTCGACTACTGGCGGCGCACATTGCGTCCGCTGCCGGAACCACTCGAGTTGCCGGGCAAGCCGATCGGTGCGGACGCCGGGAACCGGCGGACCGGACGGAGCCTGCTCGCGGTGCCGAGCGATCTGCTCGCCCGGGTCTACGCGTTCGCGGGCGAGCACGACTCGACGCCGTTCGCGGTGGCGCTCGCCGCGTTCCACGCGGTGATCCATCGCTACACGGCCGCAACGGATTTCCTCGTCTCGGTGCCGGTCTCGACCAGGGACGCGGCCGCGGTGTCGGTGATCGGATACTTCGGCAACACGGTGCTGCTGCGGGCGGCGGTGCGGCCGGGCGACACCTTCGCCGAGTTCGCCGCGGCCGTGCGGGACAACTGCGCCGCGGCGTTCGCGCACCAGGAACTCGGCATCGATCGGGTGATCCGCGAGATCAACCCGGACCGGGGCAACGGAAGGGACGGCCTGGAACAGCTGGTGCGGGTCGGTTTCGGGGTGCGCGAGGCGCCGCGCGGCTTCGAGTTCGACGCCGTCACGGCCGTCGGCCTCGACCTCGGCCGCCCGGTGCCGCAGGTGCCGCTGCGGGTCACCGCCGTCTTCGACGTGGACGGTGTGCACCTCGAGGCCGAATACTGGGCCGACGAGGTCGAACACCGCCTGGTCGAACAGTTGCTCGCGCATTACATCCGGTTGCTCGACAGCGCGCTGGCCGCGCCGGACGCCCGGGTGGGCGAGCTGGATATGTATGGCCCGCAGGATCGTTCGCGGTTGCTGGCCCAGTCGCACGGCGTGCTTGTCGACACACCGCCGACCACCGTTGTCGCGCTGTTCGAAGCCGCTGTGGCGACCACCCCCGACGCGCCCGCGGTGCTGGCGCCGAGCCTTGATCGGGCTGGGGATCTGGCACTGACCTACGGCCGGCTCGATCGCCGCGCGAATCGGCTGGCGCACTGGCTGATCGGGCAGGGCATCGGCCCCGAGGACGTGGTCGCGCTGCGGCTCGGCAACTCGGTCGAGTTCGTGGTCGCGGTGCTTGCGGTGCTCAAGGCGGGTGGCGCATATCTGCCGATCGACCCGGCCGATCCGGACGAGCGGATCGACGAGTTCTATCGGGACGCGGGCCCCCGCCTGGTGCTGGGCACGGTCGAGTTGGCCGCGGCCGAAGAGTCCGCGGTCGAGTTGTCCGAACACGCTCCGACGGACCGGGATCGGGTCCGCCCGCTGCGTCCCGGCAATCTCGCCTATCTGATCTACACCTCGGGTTCGACCGGAAAGCCCAAGGGCGTGGCGGTTTCGCACGCCGCGATCGCCGAGCACCTGGATGGTTTCCGGGCGGAGTGGGGGATGACGGCCGAGGATCGGCTGCTGCAGTCCTCGCCGGTGAGCTTCGACGCGTCGCTGCTCGATATCTTCGTCACGCTGACCGTCGGTGCGTGCCTGGTGATTCCGAAGCCCGCCGCGTTCCGCGACATCCCCTACGTCGCCGATCTGATCGCGCGCTGCGGTATCACCGTGCTGCACATGGTTCCTTCGACGCTGAGCACCTTCCTGCTGCTGCCTGAGGTGAGCGAATGGCGTGCGCTGCGCCATGTTCCGGTCGGCGGCGAGGCGCTGCTCGGCGAGGTGGCCGACCGGTTCGCCGGTGTCTTCGACGCCGAACTGCGCAACCACTACGGGCCGACCGAAGCGGTGGTCTCCGCGACGCATATGCCGGTGGATGGTCCGCAGGGCACTCGGATCGTGCCGATCGGCGTGCCCAATCGCAACGTGTACTGCTATCTGCTCGATGAGCGCCTGCAGCTGGTTCCGCACGGCGTTGTCGGGGAAATCTATTTGGGGGGTGCGCAATTGGCGCGTGGCTATCTGCACCGGGCGGGGCTGACCGCGGACCGGTTCGTCGCCGATCCGTTCCTGCCGGGTGCGCGGTTGTATCGCACCGGCGATCTGGCCCGGCGCGGTGCCGACGGCGTGCTCGAGTTCGTCGGCCGCGCCGACGCGCAGGTGAAGGTGCGCGGGTTCCGTATCGAACTCGGTGAGGTGGAGGCGACCATCGCGGCGCATCCCGGAGTCGGGCACTGCGCGGTTGTCGCGGCGGCGGACCGCTCGATCGGGACCATGCTCGCGGCCTACGTGGTTCCCGCCACGGGTGAGCTCGACCTGGCGCAGGTACGCGCGCACACGGCCGCGAGCCTGCCCGAGTACATGGTGCCCGCGGCGTTCACGCTGATCGATCGGATCCCACTGACCAAGCACGGCAAGCTCGACCGCGACGCGCTCCCGCCGCCGGTGCGCCTCGCGCACGGCTTTCGAGAACCGGGTACCGCCACCGAGATTCGGCTCGCCGAGCTGTATCAGGAGCTGTTCGGCGTGGACCGGGTCGGCGCCGACGACTCGTTCTTCGATCTCGGCGGACATTCCCTGCTGGCCAACCGGCTGGTGCCGCGGCTGCGCGCGGAATTCGGGGTGCCGATCGACGTGCGGGTGGTTTTCGACAATCCGACGGTGGCCGGGCTGGCCGCGCTCATCGAGGCGACGCCCATTGTGGCGCAGGAGGAACTGACCACCGCCGAACGCGAGCGGGTGCTCGGCGAGTGGTCCACCGGGGTCGACCTCACCGACGTGCTCGACCTGACCGAGGTCGTCCGCCGCGGCTACGGCTTTCCCGGCGTCCGTCCCGCGATACGTTGTGGCACAAAATCATTGACCTACGGGGAGCTGTTCGATCGGCTGGCGGCCGGGCGGCCCGACGAGGTCACGCCCGCCACCGACGCGGCCGAGCGGCTGGTCCGGCTGGTGACGACGCTGCTCGGCGCCGCGACGGAATCGGGCGCGGGTGCCTGTGTCCTGCCGCCGGCCGAGGCGCTGGCGGTGGCCGTCGCGGATCGGCGCGCGGTGGCCGCCGATCGGCGCTGCCGGCGAACCGATCCCGCCTACCAGGCGCGCGATGTGCGACTGCTCGCGGTGCGCCGCGTCGACGCGCGTGCGGCGGTGGAGCTGTTCGCCGCCCTGGCCGATGGCGCGCAGCTGATCGTCGCCACGGCGTCGCAGTGCGCCGATTCCGCTGAATTGGCCGCGCTGGTCATGGAATTCGCGGTGACCCACGTGGTCGCGGAGGCGGCGACGGCCGGCGCGATCGCACGGGCCATCGGCCAGGACCAGGTGTCGGTGTGCCGCTGGGATCTCATCGGAACCGACGCCGCGCCAACGCTTCCCGCCGCGCTCGCGGCGGCCGCACCGGGTTCGGTCGGCACCGTGGCCTATTCGGTGCCGGAGTACGTGGGTGCCGTGGCGCGCGGTCCGCTGGACGGCACCGGGCGGGTGCGCCCTATTCCCGGCGCGCGGGTGCTCGTGCTGGACGAGCGCGGCAGACCGGTGCGGCCCGGGGTGCTCGGTGAGGTCTTCGTCGGTGGCGCGGCGCTCGGCCGGGTCGGCGACCCGGCGGCCGGTCCGATGCTGGCCGACCCGTTCGCACCGGGGTTGCTGGTGCGTACCGGCGATCGTGCATCCTGGACCGACGATGGTTGGCTGGTGTTTGCTTAG
- a CDS encoding ABC transporter substrate-binding protein: MVGRAVAVLAAGLLLTTAACGSGDKGEDAAGAVTITHSLGETAVSGTPKRIVTLGNQWLDATLALGVTPVGYADNVSMGSKSKVPWAPDSLNEAKVLSMGADVVEQIAALEPDLILVPGFMVDKAMYEKLSKLAPTIGPVTPNAQVDQWSDQLATLGKVLHRQADADKVVADVNGRIDQVAQRYPGLRGKTFLTCMLTGPAQLMVLADPKDGSAVLFNRLGMSIPEKIAQEAPAGGRLALSPERLGDLTSDMLVCGALPAFEEKFKRLPGYDQLPSVQRNGIAFVDVTTISAINTPTPLSVPFVLDKLDATFAAVSK, encoded by the coding sequence ATGGTCGGCCGCGCTGTCGCGGTGCTCGCGGCGGGCCTGCTGTTGACCACTGCGGCCTGCGGCTCCGGCGACAAGGGCGAGGATGCCGCCGGTGCGGTGACGATCACCCATTCGCTCGGTGAGACCGCGGTCAGTGGCACCCCGAAGCGCATCGTCACCCTGGGCAACCAGTGGCTCGACGCCACGTTGGCGCTGGGCGTGACCCCCGTCGGCTACGCGGACAACGTTTCGATGGGCAGCAAGTCGAAGGTGCCGTGGGCGCCCGACTCGCTGAACGAGGCCAAGGTGCTCAGCATGGGCGCCGATGTGGTGGAGCAGATCGCCGCGCTGGAGCCGGATCTGATCCTGGTGCCTGGCTTCATGGTCGACAAGGCGATGTACGAGAAGCTGTCCAAGCTGGCGCCGACGATCGGACCGGTGACGCCCAACGCGCAGGTGGACCAGTGGTCGGATCAGCTCGCGACGCTCGGCAAGGTGCTGCACCGGCAGGCCGACGCGGACAAGGTGGTCGCGGACGTCAACGGCCGGATCGACCAGGTGGCACAGCGCTACCCGGGTCTGCGCGGTAAGACCTTCCTCACCTGCATGCTGACCGGACCCGCGCAGTTGATGGTGCTCGCCGACCCCAAGGACGGCTCGGCCGTGCTGTTCAACCGCCTCGGCATGTCGATCCCCGAGAAGATCGCGCAGGAGGCGCCCGCCGGTGGCCGCCTGGCGTTGTCACCGGAACGGTTGGGCGACTTGACCTCCGACATGCTGGTCTGCGGCGCGCTGCCGGCGTTCGAGGAGAAGTTCAAGCGGCTGCCCGGCTACGACCAGTTGCCTTCGGTGCAGCGCAACGGCATCGCCTTCGTCGACGTGACGACGATCAGCGCGATCAATACCCCGACGCCGCTGTCGGTGCCCTTCGTCCTGGACAAGCTCGACGCGACGTTCGCGGCGGTGAGTAAGTAG
- a CDS encoding condensation domain-containing protein produces MSDSLVRNVNRATTSGDRGTPLSLAQQAVLLPERLRRTAAANLFVALEVTGDFDDEAFEQAAIALLAEHEILRTVFPDDRRVPYQRVLPVPDAVVETVRIEQAALDAALRSDAVHRFDLVHELPIRLRRYALSDRTVVSLTVHPVAADDRTLDLLATGLFAAYEHGQAEPAGAQYRSLVAAQLKALGSTATADPALAYWTTRLANLPDRATPILDDEPGAQGPRRSFRLARSTFDALRGAHDASVVFAALVARTLAEAGIGDDVLIGLVEPGQTPADPGTVLGNIANQLVLRLDSVRAGGPRELVDATAACTVEARANAQTRIEQLTHQLKGTAAVVTGALFQALIGVRADGPIALSTPEYTVREVHRRTARPHGVDLTVDVAIDADGVTVTLEFPALSSRRVLDDFAAHLERRCAAWATDTDTDIVFGTELFIRAGADGGLAGGPGLGGAPQTDAERVVAAAIRKVLELDEDDEVGRADTFFSLGGDSIAALRLVTDLGEQGYVLDVQTVFAFPTVHELATQLTEGAPAADAPAQAAAAPMSASGLDPAALAALGKKFGAK; encoded by the coding sequence ATGTCAGATTCGCTGGTGCGAAATGTGAACAGGGCCACCACCTCTGGTGATCGTGGCACGCCGCTGTCACTCGCGCAGCAGGCGGTGCTGCTGCCGGAACGGCTGCGGCGCACCGCCGCCGCGAATCTGTTCGTCGCGCTGGAGGTCACCGGCGACTTCGACGACGAGGCGTTCGAGCAAGCGGCCATTGCGCTGCTAGCCGAGCACGAGATCCTGCGCACCGTCTTCCCCGACGACCGCCGTGTGCCCTACCAGCGCGTGCTCCCGGTCCCGGACGCCGTGGTCGAGACCGTCCGAATCGAGCAGGCCGCGCTGGACGCCGCGCTGCGCTCGGACGCCGTGCACCGCTTCGACCTGGTACACGAGCTTCCGATCCGCCTGCGGCGCTATGCGTTGTCCGACCGCACTGTCGTCTCCCTCACGGTGCACCCGGTCGCGGCCGACGACCGCACGCTCGACCTGCTGGCCACCGGACTGTTCGCGGCATACGAGCACGGCCAGGCCGAGCCCGCGGGCGCGCAGTACCGCAGCCTGGTCGCCGCCCAGCTGAAAGCGTTGGGCAGCACCGCCACCGCCGACCCGGCGCTGGCCTACTGGACGACGCGACTCGCGAACCTGCCCGACCGGGCGACGCCGATTCTCGACGACGAGCCCGGCGCGCAGGGGCCACGCCGGTCCTTCCGCCTCGCGCGGTCCACGTTCGACGCGTTGCGCGGTGCGCACGATGCGAGCGTGGTCTTCGCCGCGCTCGTCGCCCGGACGCTGGCCGAGGCGGGCATCGGCGACGATGTGCTGATCGGTCTGGTCGAGCCGGGACAGACGCCCGCCGATCCGGGCACGGTGCTCGGCAATATCGCGAATCAGCTGGTGCTGCGGCTGGATTCGGTGCGCGCCGGCGGGCCGCGCGAGCTCGTCGACGCCACCGCGGCCTGCACGGTCGAGGCGCGCGCCAACGCGCAGACCAGGATCGAACAGCTCACCCATCAGCTGAAGGGCACCGCGGCGGTGGTCACCGGCGCGCTGTTCCAGGCGCTGATCGGGGTGCGTGCCGATGGACCGATCGCGCTCAGCACACCCGAATACACCGTGCGCGAAGTGCACCGGCGCACCGCGCGTCCCCACGGTGTCGATCTCACCGTGGACGTCGCGATCGACGCGGACGGGGTGACCGTCACCCTGGAGTTCCCGGCCCTGTCGAGCCGCCGTGTCCTCGACGACTTCGCCGCCCACCTCGAACGACGTTGTGCGGCATGGGCTACCGACACCGACACCGACATCGTCTTCGGCACGGAGCTTTTCATTCGAGCGGGCGCCGACGGCGGCCTCGCGGGCGGTCCAGGGCTGGGCGGTGCGCCGCAAACCGACGCGGAACGCGTTGTCGCCGCGGCGATCCGGAAGGTGCTCGAGCTCGACGAGGACGACGAGGTCGGTCGCGCGGACACCTTCTTCTCCCTCGGCGGCGACTCGATCGCGGCACTGCGCCTGGTCACCGATCTGGGCGAACAGGGCTATGTGCTCGATGTGCAGACCGTGTTCGCCTTCCCCACGGTGCATGAACTCGCCACGCAACTGACCGAGGGCGCGCCCGCGGCCGACGCACCGGCGCAGGCCGCCGCGGCGCCGATGAGCGCGTCCGGCCTCGATCCCGCCGCGCTGGCCGCGCTCGGTAAGAAGTTCGGCGCCAAGTGA